From a region of the Canis lupus dingo isolate Sandy chromosome 5, ASM325472v2, whole genome shotgun sequence genome:
- the RPUSD4 gene encoding pseudouridylate synthase RPUSD4, mitochondrial: protein MAAPVCNAPGLWLRCSGRRRVGGLFTLVSKPFCSAAAAPGTLSAQRLAEKLRAQKQEQKTKKQLAPTSPVQRRVHELVRFTQQLQRVHPNVLAKALSRGVLHQDKDLVVINKPYGLPVHGGPGVQLCISDVLPILAKMLHGHKAEPLHLCHRLDKETTGVMVLAWEKEVAHQVQEFFRTRQVAKKYWAITVRVPVPSAGVVDIPITEKAVQGQQQHYKMTLSPDYRMDNGKMVRVRSNRNAHIAVTQYHVLSSTLSSALVELQPITGIKHQLRVHLSFGLNCPILGDHKYSDWNKLAPQKLSLGTLKKLGLQQTKARHLPLHLHARQLILPALGSRKEELSLVCKLPRFFVLSLRRLDLQMPSQDQNGDDEGGHLRAQ from the exons ATGGCGGCGCCCGTGTGTAATGCGCCGGGCCTCTGGCTGCGATGCTCCGGGCGGCGGCGTGTCGGCGGTCTCTTTACTCTCGTCTCAAAGCCATTTTGTTCGGCCGCTGCTGCGCCTGGGACCCTGAGTGCCCAGCGATTAGCGGAGAAGCTTCGAGCCCAGAAACAGGAACAGAAGACGAAGAAGCAGCTG GCGCCCACTAGCCCTGTTCAGCGGAGAGTGCACGAACTGGTGCGGTTCACACAGCAGCTGCAGCGAGTCCACCCCAACGTGCTTGCCAAGGCGCTGAGCCGCGGCGTTCTGCACCAAGACAAGGATCTCGTGGTCATCAACAAACCCTacggtctcccggtgcatg GTGGCCCTGGGGTCCAGCTCTGCATCAGTGATGTATTGCCTATCCTGGCAAAGATGCTTCATGGCCACAAGGCAGAGCCCTTGCATCTGTGCCACCGGCTGGACAAGGAGACTACAGGTGTAATGGTGTTGGCCTGGGAGAAGGAAGTGGCACATCAAGTCCAAGAGTTTTTTAGAACCCGTCAGGTGGCAAAGAAGTACTG GGCCATCACTGTGCGCGTCCCGGTGCCCTCAGCAGGAGTCGTGGATATCCCCATCACCGAGAAGGCGGTGCAGGGTCAGCAGCAGCACTACAAG ATGACGCTGTCTCCAGACTACCGCATGGACAATGGGAAGATGGTGAGAGTACGCAGCAACAGGAACGCACATATTGCCGTGACTCAGTACCATGTGCTGAGCAGCACTCTGTCCTCCGCCCTCGTGGAGCTCCAGCCTATTACCG gaataAAACATCAGCTTCGAGTTCATCTGTCTTTTGGATTGAATTGCCCAATCCTTGGTGACCACAAGTACTCAGACTGGAATAAGCTGGCCCCCCAG AAGCTGTCTCTTGGTACCCTCAAGAAGCTAGGGCTGCAACAGACGAAGGCCCGCCACCTCCCCCTTCACCTGCACGCCCGCCAGCTGATCCTGCCAGCCCTGGGGTCCAGGAAGGAGGAACTCAGCTTGGTTTGCAAGCTTCCTCGCTTCTTTGTACTCTCACTGAGACGCCTGGACTTACAGATGCCAAGTCAGGATCAAAATGGGGACGATGAAGGTGGACATCTGAGAGCACAGTGA